In Pyrus communis chromosome 8, drPyrComm1.1, whole genome shotgun sequence, one genomic interval encodes:
- the LOC137742679 gene encoding cytokinin riboside 5'-monophosphate phosphoribohydrolase LOG1-like: protein MEKEMKLSKFKRICVFCGSSPGNKSSYKEAAIELGEELVSKNIDLVYGGGSVGLMGLISQAVYDGGRHVIGVIPKTLMPREITGDTVGEVKAVADMHQRKAEMAKHSDAFIALPGGYGTLEELLEVITWAQLGIHDKPVGLLNVDGYYNSLLSFIDKAVEEGFISPTARHIIVSAPTAKELVKKMEEYFPRHERVASKLSWEIEQLGYPPIL, encoded by the exons ATGGAGAAGGAAATGAAGCTATCAAAATTCAAGAGGATTTGTGTGTTCTGTGGAAGTAGTCCAGGAAACAAAAGCAGTTATAAAGAAGCAGCTATTGAGCTGGGAGAAGAACTG gtttcaaagaatatTGATTTGGTATATGGAGGAGGGAGTGTTGGACTGATGGGGCTGATTTCCCAAGCTGTTTATGATGGTGGTAGACATGTCATTGG AGTTATTCCCAAGACACTCATGCCTAGAGAG ATAACTGGAGACACTGTGGGGGAAGTGAAAGCAGTAGCGGACATGCACCAAAGGAAGGCAGAGATGGCAAAGCACTCTGATGCCTTTATTGCCTTACCTG GTGGCTATGGAACTCTTGAAGAGCTTCTTGAAGTGATAACATGGGCTCAACTGGGCATTCATGATAAACCG GTTGGTTTGCTGAACGTGGATGGGTACTATAACTCCTTGTTGTCATTTATTGACAAGGCAGTAGAGGAAGGTTTCATTAGTCCAACAGCACGCCACATAATTGTTTCTGCTCCTACTGCCAAGGAgttagtgaagaaaatggag GAATATTTTCCACGCCATGAAA